The following are encoded in a window of Vigna unguiculata cultivar IT97K-499-35 chromosome 8, ASM411807v1, whole genome shotgun sequence genomic DNA:
- the LOC114194305 gene encoding rust resistance kinase Lr10-like — MLSKSKRNGQDFINEVATIGRIHHQHVVQLIGFCVSGSKRALVYEFMPNGSLDKLIFSRTGSIHLTYEKIYNISIGVARGIDYLHHGCEMQILHFDIKPHNILLDENFIPKVSDFGLAKLYPIDNSIVTITTARGTIGYMAPELFYNNIGGISHKADVYSFGMLLMEMASKRKNLNVHAEHSSQLYFPLWIYNHIREEENIDIKDLTDEEKIIAKKLIIVALWCIQLRPNDRPSMNRVVEMLEGGIEDLEIPPKPTLFPDEMSVKDETTNSI, encoded by the coding sequence ATGTTAAGTAAATCTAAAAGAAATGGACAAGATTTTATCAACGAAGTTGCAACCATTGGAAGGATACATCATCAACATGTGGTACAATTAATTGGATTTTGTGTTAGTGGTTCAAAGCGTGCTCTTGTTTATGAATTCATGCCTAATGGATCTCTTGATAAACTTATATTTTCAAGAACTGGAAGTATACATTTAAcctatgaaaaaatatataatatatcaattgGAGTGGCTCGTGGGATTGATTATCTCCATCATGGGTGTGAGATGCAGATTTTGCATTTTGATATCAAACCTCATAACATCTTACTCGATGAAAACTTTATCCCAAAAGTTTCTGACTTTGGATTGGCAAAGTTATATCCAATAGATAATAGCATTGTCACAATAACGACAGCAAGAGGAACCATTGGGTATATGGCTCCAGAATTGTTCTACAATAATATTGGAGGAATATCCCATAAAGCTGATGTTTATAGCTTTGGAATGTTGTTGATGGAAATGGCAAGCAAGAGGAAGAATCTAAATGTCCATGCAGAACACTCAAGTCAACTTTACTTTCCCCTTTGGATCTATAATCATATTAGAGAAGAGgaaaatatagatataaaagatTTGACTGATGAGGAAAAGATAATAGCAAAAAAACTTATCATAGTTGCACTTTGGTGTATACAATTAAGACCAAACGATCGTCCTTCAATGAATAGAGTAGTGGAAATGCTTGAAGGAGGCATTGAGGACTTGGAAATACCTCCAAAACCTACTTTATTTCCTGATGAAATGAGTGTAAAGGATGAAACAACCAACTCTATCTAA
- the LOC114193863 gene encoding LEAF RUST 10 DISEASE-RESISTANCE LOCUS RECEPTOR-LIKE PROTEIN KINASE-like 2.8 isoform X1 has product MRNNLVTMRRERALFLLLLLLLLLHHICATKAHKKHVCPPSSCGKISNITYPFRLKGDPEKCGEKSYELGCENNVTVLYMNSEEFHVEAINYKNYTVRVVDPALQLGNCSSLPLSSLSRSNFSDTYSYNRTGSYQASLDPGIDGESLIFEHIVFLSCNHSVRENGKYVKTEEYVKWDSKGYAYAVVGDLKAEDIEVGCDIKLVAPTSFTTFNNHSYTSMHSSLAYGFQISWVQLACDNYCPHGFCYFDSSKQKLGCNFAIQGLVFTAAV; this is encoded by the exons ATGAGAAACAATTTGGTGACGATGCGGAGAGAGAGAGCATTGTTCCTGCTACTGCTACTTCTACTTCTTCTCCACCATATTTGTGCCACCAAGGCCCACAAAAAACACGTTTGTCCCCCTTCTTCGTGTGGCAAAATCAGCAACATCACTTATCCATTTCGATTAAAAGGCGACCCAGAGAAGTGTGGTGAGAAAAGTTATGAGCTTGGTTGTGAAAATAATGTTACGGTGTTGTATATGAACTCAGAAGAATTCCATGTGGAGGCAATAAATTACAAGAACTACACAGTGAGAGTGGTTGACCCTGCACTTCAACTCGGTAACTGCTCCTCCCTTCCTCTGAGTTCTCTCTCTCGCTCCAATTTCTCTGATACTTACTCTTACAACCGTACGGGTTCATACCAAGCCAGTCTAGATCCGGGTATTGATGGGGAATCTCTGATTTTCGAGCATATAGTGTTTCTGAGTTGTAACCATTCGGTGAGAGAGAATGGGAAGTATGTGAAAACAGAAGAGTACGTGAAGTGGGACTCAAAGGGCTATGCATATGCTGTTGTTGGTGACCTGAAAGCAGAGGACATTGAAGTTGGGTGTGACATAAAACTTGTTGCTCCAACATCTTTCACCACTTTCAATAACCATTCCTACACTTCCATGCACAGCAGCTTGGCCTATGGATTTCAGATTTCTTGGGTACAACTCGCCTGTGATAATTATTGTCCACATGGATTCTGCTATTTCGACTCTTCTAAACAGAAGCTTGGTTGCAACTTTG CTATACAAGGTCTGGTATTTACAGCAGCAG TGTAA
- the LOC114193863 gene encoding rust resistance kinase Lr10-like isoform X2 — protein sequence MRNNLVTMRRERALFLLLLLLLLLHHICATKAHKKHVCPPSSCGKISNITYPFRLKGDPEKCGEKSYELGCENNVTVLYMNSEEFHVEAINYKNYTVRVVDPALQLGNCSSLPLSSLSRSNFSDTYSYNRTGSYQASLDPGIDGESLIFEHIVFLSCNHSVRENGKYVKTEEYVKWDSKGYAYAVVGDLKAEDIEVGCDIKLVAPTSFTTFNNHSYTSMHSSLAYGFQISWVQLACDNYCPHGFCYFDSSKQKIHHFSFTTWMTLLIMIFICKWRKRHASTYENIENYLEQNHLVPIKYSHKEIKNMTEDYKEKLGEEGFGSVFKAKLRSGPSVAIKMLGKSKGNGQDFINEVATIGRIHHQNVVQLIGFCVSGSKRALVYEFMPNGSLDKLIFSRDGSIHLSYEKIYNISVGVARGIAYLHHGCEMQILHFDIKPHNILLDENFIPKISDFGLAKLYPINNSIVTMTAARGTIGYMAPELFYNNIGGISHKADVYSFGMLLMEMASKRKNLNLHVEHSSQLYFPLWIYNHIGEERDIDINDLTEEEKIIVKKMIIVALWCIQLKPNDRPSINRVVKMLEGDIEDLEIPPKPTLFPDEMGLEDQTTSSI from the exons ATGAGAAACAATTTGGTGACGATGCGGAGAGAGAGAGCATTGTTCCTGCTACTGCTACTTCTACTTCTTCTCCACCATATTTGTGCCACCAAGGCCCACAAAAAACACGTTTGTCCCCCTTCTTCGTGTGGCAAAATCAGCAACATCACTTATCCATTTCGATTAAAAGGCGACCCAGAGAAGTGTGGTGAGAAAAGTTATGAGCTTGGTTGTGAAAATAATGTTACGGTGTTGTATATGAACTCAGAAGAATTCCATGTGGAGGCAATAAATTACAAGAACTACACAGTGAGAGTGGTTGACCCTGCACTTCAACTCGGTAACTGCTCCTCCCTTCCTCTGAGTTCTCTCTCTCGCTCCAATTTCTCTGATACTTACTCTTACAACCGTACGGGTTCATACCAAGCCAGTCTAGATCCGGGTATTGATGGGGAATCTCTGATTTTCGAGCATATAGTGTTTCTGAGTTGTAACCATTCGGTGAGAGAGAATGGGAAGTATGTGAAAACAGAAGAGTACGTGAAGTGGGACTCAAAGGGCTATGCATATGCTGTTGTTGGTGACCTGAAAGCAGAGGACATTGAAGTTGGGTGTGACATAAAACTTGTTGCTCCAACATCTTTCACCACTTTCAATAACCATTCCTACACTTCCATGCACAGCAGCTTGGCCTATGGATTTCAGATTTCTTGGGTACAACTCGCCTGTGATAATTATTGTCCACATGGATTCTGCTATTTCGACTCTTCTAAACAGAAG ATCCATCACTTTTCCTTTACAACCTGGATGACCTTGTTGA TCATGATTTTCATATGTAAATGGAGGAAAAGACATGCATCAACatatgaaaatattgaaaattacttAGAACAAAATCACTTGGTGCCTATCAAATACTCACACAAGGAAATTAAGAACATGACCGAAGATTACAAAGAGAAGTTAGGTGAAGAAGGATTTGGCTCCGTGTTTAAGGCAAAGTTGCGGAGCGGACCTTCTGTGGCAATCAAAATGTTAGGGAAATCCAAAGGAAATGGACAAGATTTTATCAATGAAGTTGCAACCATTGGAAGAATACATCATCAAAATGTAGTACAATTAATTGGATTTTGTGTTAGTGGCTCAAAACGCGCTCTTGTATATGAATTCATGCCCAATGGATCTCTTGATAAACTTATATTTTCAAGAGATGGAAGTATACATTTAAgctatgaaaaaatatataatatatcagtTGGAGTGGCTCGTGGGATTGCCTATCTCCATCATGGGTGTGAGATGCAGATTTTGCATTTTGATATCAAACCCCATAACATTTTATTGGATGAAAACTTCATCCCAAAGATTTCTGACTTTGGACTAGCAAAGTTATATCCAATAAATAATAGCATTGTCACAATGACAGCAGCAAGAGGAACCATTGGATATATGGCTCCTGAATTGTTTTACAATAATATTGGAGGAATATCCCACAAAGCTGATGTATATAGCTTCGGAATGTTGTTGATGGAGATGGCAAGTAAGAGGAAGAATCTAAATCTCCATGTAGAACACTCAAGTCAACTTTACTTTCCCCTTTGGATATATAATCATATTGGAGAAGAGAGAGATATAGATATAAATGATTTGACCGAAGAGGAAAagataatagtaaagaaaatgattatagTTGCACTTTGGTGTATACAATTAAAACCAAACGATCGTCCCTCAATAAATAGAGTAGTGAAAATGCTTGAAGGAGACATTGAAGATTTGGAAATACCTCCAAAACCTACGTTATTTCCTGATGAAATGGGTCTAGAGGATCAAACTACCAGTTCTATCTAA